In a genomic window of Branchiostoma floridae strain S238N-H82 chromosome 19, Bfl_VNyyK, whole genome shotgun sequence:
- the LOC118406300 gene encoding cyclin-dependent kinase inhibitor 1B-like, whose amino-acid sequence MSTARVSCPSPELRRARPARPAGMPRSSACRRLFGPVDHEELERDLRSQLAKIEEDSQRKWNFDFKSDCPLEGRYEWERVSGVPSFYIGRVNISVSPAAAASHAPEQLACTARSTTEDSPGLVGETAVRTVAKNSACTEEHRESRVDARVEDLSAEISSTVSAGSERPGPGASGNTPGSTPTMSRGVKRQTRLTDFHVQRKRKRRQQQAVASKENQQTRSEPLASRPAVV is encoded by the exons ATGAGCACCGCCAGAGTGTCGTGTCCGTCCCCGGAGCTGAGAAGAGCTCGGCCCGCCCGGCCGGCTGGAATGCCTCGCAGCTCGGCTTGCAGGCGACTGTTCGGGCCGGTGGACCACGAAGAGCTGGAACGAGACCTTCGGTCGCAGCTAGCAAAGATAGAAGAGGACTCCCAACGCAAATGGAACTTTGACTTCAAATCTGACTGTCCCTTGGAGGGCAGATACGAGTGGGAGAGAGTCAGCGGCGTACCGTCGTTCTACATCGGGCGGGTCAACATCTCAGTTTCTCCAGCGGCGGCCGCTTCGCACGCCCCCGAGCAGCTGGCCTGCACGGCACGGTCTACTACGGAAGATTCCCCGGGACTGGTCGGAGAAACGGCCGTAAGAACTGTTGCAAAGAACTCTGCGTGTACCGAGGAACACAGGGAATCCAGAGTAGACGCGAGAGTAGAGGATTTGAGTGCAGAAATCAGCTCGACTGTCTCCGCTGGTTCGGAGAGACCAGGTCCGGGTGCCTCGGGGAATACACCCGGCTCTACCCCGACCATGTCCAGGGGTGTCAAGCGTCAAACGAGACTCACAG ATTTCCACGTACaaaggaagagaaagagaagacaGCAGCAAGCAGTGGCCAGCAAAGAAAATCAGCAGACAAGATCTGAACCTCTCGCATCGCGTCCTGCAGTAGTTTGA